One part of the Deltaproteobacteria bacterium genome encodes these proteins:
- a CDS encoding methyltransferase domain-containing protein translates to MSQYTPIDVALHSYLSAHRTPDDPILRELQEETRRSTGERAVMQIAPEEGTLLGVLVAATGARRVVEVGTFTGYSALCMARALPPGGRLLACDVSEEYTAVARRYWAKAGVADRIELVLGPALETLRAQPDEICFDFGFIDADKGSYRAYYEEILRRLRPGGLIAIDNVLWSGQVLRESDQSEDTVAIRALNEHVAADRRVRSVMIGVADGITLACKLG, encoded by the coding sequence ATGAGCCAGTACACACCGATCGACGTCGCTCTGCACTCCTACCTGTCGGCGCACCGCACGCCCGACGACCCGATCCTGCGCGAGCTCCAGGAGGAGACGCGGCGATCGACCGGAGAGCGCGCGGTGATGCAGATCGCCCCCGAGGAGGGAACCCTGCTCGGCGTGCTGGTCGCCGCGACCGGCGCCCGCCGTGTGGTCGAGGTCGGAACCTTCACCGGCTACAGCGCGCTCTGCATGGCGCGCGCGCTTCCCCCCGGCGGCAGGCTGCTGGCCTGCGACGTCTCGGAGGAGTACACCGCGGTGGCGCGGCGCTACTGGGCGAAGGCAGGCGTCGCGGACCGGATCGAGCTCGTGCTCGGCCCCGCGCTCGAAACGCTTCGCGCGCAGCCCGACGAGATCTGCTTCGACTTCGGCTTCATCGACGCGGACAAGGGGAGCTACCGCGCCTACTACGAGGAGATCCTGCGCCGGCTCCGGCCGGGCGGGCTGATCGCGATCGACAACGTGCTCTGGAGCGGGCAGGTCCTGCGCGAGTCGGATCAGAGTGAGGACACGGTCGCGATCCGGGCGCTGAACGAACACGTCGCGGCCGATCGGCGCGTGCGATCGGTGATGATCGGCGTCGCCGATGGGATCACGCTCGCCTGCAAGCTCGGCTAG